In one window of Opitutus sp. GAS368 DNA:
- a CDS encoding helix-turn-helix transcriptional regulator, translating to MASAVESKLRDLLELAQVVLDDLPVGLLVLSAHGKPLWFNREAEVVCAVWNRTPLRRDALPLKRADFTVPEVLWKECQALLAADNPARAAPDARIIGEADRGLHAVIRLQRRPGRTGPPACFLQLDYRRPRGDRDRPISPGALSLLSRLTFREREVALRVRDGLTTEEIAKELRRSKLTIKTQLAGIFRKLGVANRSRVTAMLNR from the coding sequence ATGGCCTCCGCCGTTGAATCCAAGCTCCGCGACCTGCTCGAACTGGCGCAGGTGGTCCTCGACGACCTGCCCGTCGGCCTGCTCGTCCTCTCCGCCCACGGCAAGCCGCTGTGGTTCAACCGCGAGGCCGAGGTCGTGTGTGCCGTGTGGAACCGCACGCCGCTCCGGCGCGACGCCCTGCCGCTGAAGCGCGCCGATTTCACCGTGCCCGAGGTGTTGTGGAAGGAATGCCAGGCGCTGCTTGCGGCGGACAACCCGGCCCGCGCCGCGCCCGATGCCCGCATCATCGGCGAGGCCGACCGCGGCCTGCACGCCGTCATCCGCCTGCAGCGCCGTCCGGGCCGCACCGGGCCGCCCGCCTGCTTCCTCCAGCTCGACTACCGCCGGCCCCGCGGCGATCGCGACCGTCCGATTTCCCCCGGCGCGCTCAGCCTGCTGTCCCGCCTGACCTTCCGGGAGCGCGAGGTGGCCCTGCGCGTCCGCGACGGCCTGACGACGGAGGAGATCGCCAAGGAACTCCGCCGCAGCAAGCTCACGATCAAGACGCAGCTCGCCGGCATTTTCC
- a CDS encoding ABC-type transport auxiliary lipoprotein family protein has product MKNFARFSVLGLLSSVFWLLAACNLPAPQADTVRYFTLSGPVAAAADGATVRPVQLAGHLRNRAMAVRISANEIVYNEDVRWAEALDDAVTQLLRARVGAAGAGSIITVQIQRCELVRAEGNSVQLAATWTIFTPATDGGGGARHGSFTASPRTWDGKDYGTLVGQIRDAVNELGDALAAAAGGK; this is encoded by the coding sequence ATGAAGAACTTCGCCCGCTTTTCCGTCCTCGGTCTTCTGTCCTCCGTCTTCTGGTTGCTCGCCGCCTGCAATCTCCCCGCGCCGCAGGCCGACACCGTGCGGTATTTCACGCTCAGCGGCCCGGTCGCGGCGGCGGCCGACGGCGCCACGGTGCGCCCGGTGCAGCTCGCCGGCCACCTGCGCAACCGGGCGATGGCGGTGCGCATCTCGGCGAACGAGATCGTCTACAACGAGGATGTGCGCTGGGCCGAGGCGCTCGACGACGCCGTCACGCAGCTCCTGCGCGCGCGCGTCGGCGCGGCCGGCGCCGGCAGCATCATCACCGTGCAGATCCAGCGTTGCGAGCTGGTCCGCGCGGAGGGCAACAGCGTGCAGCTCGCGGCGACCTGGACGATCTTCACGCCGGCCACCGATGGCGGCGGCGGCGCGCGGCATGGCAGCTTCACCGCCAGCCCGCGCACCTGGGACGGCAAGGACTACGGCACGCTCGTCGGCCAGATCCGCGATGCCGTCAACGAGCTCGGTGACGCCCTCGCCGCCGCGGCGGGCGGGAAGTAA